One segment of Nocardioides sp. QY071 DNA contains the following:
- a CDS encoding Abi-alpha family protein, with product MTEDLDQDGLPRLPALTGPAVAESLPGLARVAGSAALHTAGWGLRTTTRNWMRVGRAVTSRDEAASLIRDVGSYVGALGEVAKQVSGGVPVATALMRAGETLGGTADRPREVIASPVVDGQVVASRPQSLRDRGKDLLERSRDVWSTDDRHPAFDRILDELAPDEARILVMLLSKGPQPSVDVRTGGPIGMVSSQLVAPGLNMVGPRAGLRYLEQVPSYLNNLFRLGLVWFSREPVHDHMEYQVLEAQPDVLAALHSVKFAKVVRRSIHLTPFGEEFCKLALVDEAVASSSDLPEHEAPPEIDGQ from the coding sequence ATGACTGAGGACCTCGACCAGGACGGCCTGCCGCGGCTGCCCGCGCTGACCGGGCCCGCGGTGGCCGAGTCGCTGCCGGGCCTGGCGCGCGTCGCCGGGTCGGCAGCGCTGCACACCGCCGGCTGGGGCCTGCGCACCACCACCCGCAACTGGATGCGGGTCGGACGCGCGGTCACCAGCAGGGACGAGGCGGCGTCGTTGATCCGTGACGTCGGGTCGTACGTCGGCGCGCTCGGCGAGGTCGCCAAGCAGGTGTCCGGCGGGGTGCCCGTGGCCACCGCCCTGATGCGGGCCGGCGAGACGCTGGGTGGCACCGCAGACCGTCCGCGCGAGGTGATCGCTTCCCCCGTCGTCGACGGCCAGGTGGTCGCGTCGCGGCCCCAGTCGCTGCGCGACCGCGGCAAGGACCTGCTGGAGCGCTCCCGCGACGTGTGGAGCACCGACGACCGGCACCCGGCGTTCGACCGGATCCTCGACGAGCTCGCCCCCGACGAGGCCCGGATCCTGGTCATGCTGCTCAGCAAGGGGCCGCAGCCGTCGGTCGACGTCCGCACGGGCGGGCCGATCGGCATGGTCAGCAGCCAGCTGGTCGCCCCCGGCCTCAACATGGTCGGCCCGCGGGCCGGCCTGCGCTACCTGGAGCAGGTGCCGTCGTACCTCAACAACCTGTTCCGGCTGGGCCTGGTCTGGTTCTCCCGGGAGCCGGTGCACGACCACATGGAGTACCAGGTGCTCGAGGCGCAGCCCGACGTGCTCGCAGCGCTGCACTCGGTGAAGTTCGCCAAGGTCGTGCGCCGCAGCATCCACCTCACCCCGTTCGGCGAGGAGTTCTGCAAGCTGGCGCTGGTCGACGAGGCCGTCGCGTCCAGCTCCGACCTGCCCGAGCACGAGGCGCCGCCGGAGATCGACGGACAGTGA
- the clpB gene encoding ATP-dependent chaperone ClpB — protein sequence MSQFGADKFTTRSREAIEAAQLAATTAGNTTVEPIHLLVALLLQEDGTAAHLVAKAGVDVSGLVHAASAARDGLPRASGATVQQPSGSAALTRVLASALDLARSMKDEYVATEHLLIALATVESSAQQVLGDAGLSADALRESLTAVRGNRRVTSQDAEATYEALEKYSVDLTAAAEEGKLDPVIGRDQEIRRVVQVLSRRTKNNPVLIGEPGVGKTAVVEGLAQRVVAGDVPDSLKGKRVLSLDLMGMVAGAKYRGEFEERLKAVLDEIKQSEGQVITFIDELHTVVGAGAGGDSQMDAGNMLKPMLARGELHMIGATTLDEYRESIEKDPALERRFQQVFVGEPSVEDTIQILRGIQEKYEAHHGVRITDAALVAAATLSDRYISGRQLPDKAIDLVDEAASRLRMEIESSPEEIDQLRRQVDRLKMEEFALAKESDDASVERLEALRGDLADKEEELRGLEARWEREKAELEGEGVLRRQLDQLRVEAERLQREGDLGGASAILYGQIPALEQQIKAVEAAEDAEPMGEKLVGEEVGATQVAEVVEAWTGIPTGRLLQGETAKLLDMEQVIGARLIGQADAVRAVSDAVRRARAGISDPNRPTGSFLFLGPTGVGKTELAKSLADFLFDDDRAIVRIDMSEYAEKHSVARLVGAPPGYVGYDEGGQLTEAVRRRPYSVVLLDEVEKAHPEVFDILLQVLDDGRLTDGQGRTVDFRNTILILTSNLGSQFLVDPSLSPEARQESVMAVVRASFKPEFLNRLDEIVTFDALSREDLAQIVELLLRSLEARLSARRITLSVTPEARAWLAETGYDPAYGARPLRRLIQTAIGDPLARLLIGGEVTDGGSVTVDRGEDGLVLAG from the coding sequence ATGAGCCAATTCGGGGCCGACAAGTTCACCACGCGCAGCCGCGAGGCGATCGAGGCCGCCCAGCTCGCCGCGACCACGGCGGGCAACACCACCGTCGAGCCGATCCACCTGCTCGTCGCCCTGCTGCTGCAGGAGGACGGGACCGCCGCCCACCTCGTCGCCAAGGCCGGCGTCGACGTCTCGGGGTTGGTCCACGCCGCCTCCGCGGCCCGCGACGGGCTGCCGCGCGCCAGCGGCGCCACCGTCCAGCAGCCGTCCGGGTCGGCCGCCCTGACCCGGGTCCTGGCGTCCGCGCTGGACCTTGCACGGTCGATGAAGGACGAGTACGTCGCGACCGAGCACCTGCTCATCGCGCTCGCCACCGTCGAGTCCTCGGCCCAGCAGGTGCTGGGCGACGCGGGCCTGAGTGCCGACGCCCTGCGCGAGTCGCTGACCGCCGTGCGCGGCAACCGCCGGGTGACCTCGCAGGACGCCGAGGCGACGTACGAGGCGCTGGAGAAGTACTCCGTCGACCTCACTGCCGCCGCCGAGGAGGGCAAGCTGGACCCGGTCATCGGCCGGGACCAGGAGATCCGACGCGTGGTGCAGGTGCTGTCGCGCCGTACGAAGAACAACCCGGTGCTCATCGGCGAGCCCGGCGTCGGCAAGACCGCCGTCGTGGAGGGCCTCGCCCAGCGCGTGGTCGCCGGCGACGTCCCCGACTCGCTCAAGGGCAAGCGGGTGCTCTCGCTCGACCTGATGGGCATGGTCGCCGGCGCGAAGTACCGCGGCGAGTTCGAGGAGCGGCTCAAGGCGGTCCTCGACGAGATCAAGCAGTCCGAGGGCCAGGTCATCACCTTCATCGACGAGCTGCACACCGTCGTCGGCGCGGGCGCCGGCGGCGACAGCCAGATGGACGCCGGCAACATGCTCAAGCCGATGCTCGCGCGCGGTGAGCTGCACATGATCGGCGCGACCACCCTCGACGAGTACCGCGAGTCGATCGAGAAGGACCCCGCGCTGGAGCGCCGGTTCCAGCAGGTCTTCGTGGGTGAGCCCTCGGTCGAGGACACCATCCAGATCCTGCGCGGCATCCAGGAGAAGTACGAGGCCCACCACGGCGTCCGGATCACCGACGCCGCGCTGGTGGCGGCCGCGACCCTGTCCGACCGCTACATCTCCGGCCGGCAGCTGCCCGACAAGGCGATCGACCTCGTCGACGAGGCGGCGTCCCGGTTGCGGATGGAGATCGAGTCCTCCCCGGAGGAGATCGACCAGCTGCGCCGCCAGGTCGACCGGCTCAAGATGGAGGAGTTCGCACTCGCCAAGGAGAGCGACGACGCCTCGGTCGAGCGGCTCGAGGCGCTGCGTGGCGACCTCGCCGACAAGGAGGAGGAGCTGCGCGGGCTCGAGGCACGCTGGGAGCGGGAGAAGGCCGAGCTCGAGGGCGAGGGCGTGCTGCGCCGCCAGCTCGACCAGCTCCGGGTCGAGGCGGAGCGGTTGCAGCGCGAGGGCGACCTCGGTGGCGCGAGCGCCATCCTCTACGGCCAGATCCCCGCGCTGGAGCAGCAGATCAAGGCCGTCGAGGCGGCCGAGGACGCCGAGCCGATGGGCGAGAAGCTCGTCGGTGAGGAGGTCGGGGCGACCCAGGTCGCCGAGGTCGTCGAGGCCTGGACCGGCATCCCCACCGGGCGGCTGCTGCAGGGCGAGACCGCCAAGCTGCTCGACATGGAGCAGGTCATCGGTGCCCGCCTGATCGGCCAGGCCGATGCGGTGCGTGCCGTCAGCGACGCCGTACGCCGGGCGCGGGCCGGCATCTCCGACCCGAACCGCCCGACCGGCTCGTTCCTGTTCCTCGGCCCGACCGGTGTCGGCAAGACCGAGCTGGCCAAGTCGCTGGCGGACTTCCTGTTCGACGACGACCGGGCGATCGTGCGCATCGACATGAGCGAGTACGCCGAGAAGCACTCGGTCGCGCGGCTCGTCGGTGCCCCTCCGGGCTACGTCGGGTACGACGAGGGTGGCCAGCTCACCGAGGCGGTGCGCCGGCGTCCGTACTCCGTCGTCCTGCTCGACGAGGTCGAGAAGGCCCACCCCGAGGTCTTCGACATCCTGCTGCAGGTGCTCGACGACGGTCGGCTGACCGACGGCCAGGGCCGCACGGTCGACTTCCGCAACACGATCCTGATCCTCACCTCCAACCTGGGCTCGCAGTTCCTGGTCGACCCCTCGCTGTCGCCGGAGGCCAGGCAGGAGTCGGTGATGGCCGTGGTGCGGGCCTCGTTCAAGCCGGAGTTCCTCAACCGGCTCGACGAGATCGTCACCTTCGACGCGCTGTCCCGCGAGGACCTGGCACAGATCGTGGAGCTGCTGCTCCGCTCGCTGGAGGCGCGCCTGTCCGCCCGCCGGATCACGCTGTCGGTCACGCCCGAGGCACGCGCCTGGCTGGCCGAGACCGGCTACGACCCGGCGTACGGCGCCCGGCCGCTGCGCCGCCTGATCCAGACCGCCATCGGCGACCCGCTCGCCCGGCTGCTCATCGGTGGCGAGGTCACCGACGGTGGGTCGGTCACGGTCGACCGGGGTGAGGACGGGCTGGTGCTCGCCGGCTGA
- a CDS encoding helix-turn-helix transcriptional regulator, giving the protein MARHTDEIDDPTPLAGARIDVAARIGWLLRTSRVSAGVPLREFAARSGGGLSPATLSRVETTGRRSGSVVAAYERALGLPHGHLRAPVDVLCRTFAYAPADTDPYVPEPTLAGFTTAVDTVQSTDPSAQDWLRFAEYHVLTSFGMPAHTIRPLVVRLADEVGRAAGTAYQLRYEALSKLRCSPYADVVGQVIREAVERPGMQRAADLLSAITELPTPELVTWCGELLSDESWIIARAGCLGIQNMRSVGGLRRTDWLPLVPVYAAACDAAVGDALRQPILSATLAGCPPEFRAEVRARLTEDLVEPRRAAAWTRTRRNHHYSYAAALAAEVADGHGGEAMLARLLFEVLYDFRATHVTTSSFLLVASPFADRVRELICRSALDGPDETTRHGAAFAFANLMIPFDSADPAPWLASDDLVLRGAGLSICGFAGVPLERGLLRELVQREDQVGYEAMFAAGMSQQPELADLAADPQLPDAARAAAAWWQKAGGRIIR; this is encoded by the coding sequence GTGGCTCGGCACACCGACGAGATCGACGACCCCACCCCGCTGGCCGGGGCGCGGATCGACGTCGCCGCGCGCATCGGCTGGCTGCTGAGGACCAGCCGGGTCTCCGCCGGGGTGCCGCTGCGGGAGTTCGCGGCGCGCAGCGGGGGCGGGCTCTCGCCCGCGACGCTCTCGCGCGTCGAGACCACGGGCCGGCGCAGCGGGTCGGTGGTCGCGGCGTACGAGCGTGCCCTCGGGCTGCCCCACGGCCACCTGCGCGCGCCGGTCGACGTGCTGTGCCGGACCTTCGCCTACGCGCCCGCGGACACCGACCCCTACGTCCCGGAGCCGACCCTGGCCGGGTTCACGACCGCGGTCGACACCGTGCAGTCCACCGACCCGAGTGCGCAGGACTGGCTGCGCTTCGCCGAGTACCACGTGCTCACGTCGTTCGGGATGCCCGCGCACACGATCCGCCCGCTCGTCGTACGCCTGGCCGACGAGGTGGGCCGGGCCGCCGGCACGGCCTACCAGCTGAGGTACGAGGCGCTGAGCAAGCTGCGCTGCAGCCCGTACGCCGACGTGGTCGGCCAGGTGATCCGGGAGGCGGTCGAGCGGCCCGGCATGCAGCGCGCCGCCGACCTGCTCAGCGCGATCACCGAGCTCCCCACCCCTGAGCTGGTCACCTGGTGCGGCGAGCTGCTGTCCGACGAGTCGTGGATCATCGCGCGGGCCGGGTGCCTGGGCATCCAGAACATGCGCAGCGTCGGCGGGCTGCGGCGTACCGACTGGCTCCCGCTGGTGCCGGTCTACGCCGCCGCGTGCGACGCCGCCGTCGGCGACGCGCTGCGCCAGCCGATCCTCAGCGCCACCCTGGCGGGCTGCCCGCCGGAGTTCCGCGCCGAGGTCAGGGCCCGGCTCACCGAGGACCTGGTCGAGCCGCGCCGCGCGGCCGCGTGGACCCGGACCCGGCGCAACCACCACTACTCGTACGCCGCCGCGCTCGCCGCCGAGGTCGCCGACGGCCACGGGGGCGAGGCGATGCTGGCCCGGCTGCTGTTCGAGGTGCTCTACGACTTCCGGGCGACACACGTGACGACCTCGTCGTTCCTCCTGGTCGCCTCGCCCTTCGCCGACCGTGTGCGCGAGCTGATCTGCCGCTCCGCCCTGGACGGACCGGACGAGACCACACGGCACGGCGCGGCCTTCGCGTTCGCCAACCTGATGATCCCGTTCGACTCGGCCGACCCGGCGCCGTGGCTGGCGTCCGACGACCTGGTCCTGCGCGGTGCCGGGCTGAGCATCTGCGGCTTCGCGGGCGTACCGCTCGAGCGCGGGCTGCTCCGCGAGCTGGTGCAGCGCGAGGACCAGGTCGGCTACGAGGCGATGTTCGCGGCCGGGATGTCGCAGCAGCCGGAGCTGGCCGACCTCGCGGCCGACCCCCAGCTCCCCGACGCCGCCCGTGCGGCCGCGGCGTGGTGGCAGAAGGCGGGCGGGCGGATCATCCGCTGA